The Caldicellulosiruptor acetigenus DNA window CCTCAATATATTATTACTAATAAAGGTTGGCAAACTATTTCTTTTACTGTAACTCCAAATAAAGATTATTATATTGAGTTTAATTTTAATACTGGTTATTATGAGTCAGGAGACTTTATAGTATACAAGCCTTGATTTATTATAAAAGTTATGAAAATATAGAAGACTTAAATTTCAATCTTTTATACTGAAGGAGTACAGGTAATGCTTCAAAAGTATAAGCAAAGAGCTGTAAAGATTATTTTCGCTGGATATATATTTGTAGTTATGATAATTACACAATTTCCAATCAAATTGCCATTTAAAATAGACATTACTAAAGTACAGTATAACTTAGTTCCATTTTATTTTTTAATAAAGAGAATTGAAGCATTAAGAGAAGCATCAAGAGCAGGGTATAATATAAAAGAATACTTACTACCTACTTTTGAAATAATATTTAAAACTTTTGGGTATAATATTATTTTATTTTTACCATTCGGCTTTTTGCTACCAATAATAAGGAAAGATTGCCCATTAAAAAAAGTAACATATTATAGTTTTTCATTTTCTTTATGCATAGAAGTATTGCAGTTAATTAGTATGATAATGACAAACAATTCTGGCAGATGTTTTGACATAGACGATATTATAGCGAATACAATAGGCGGAATTGTAGGATTTTACTTTTGTATTATTAGTAAAAGATTATTGATGCTTATATTCAAAGGAGTTGATTTGTAATGCAAATTAGAAAAATTAATAATTGTAAAATTCTGAAAACCACAGTATTAATTTTACTTCTGGTGTTATTTCCTATTCTGTACAACTTGAATATCGTTGCTGCTGAAAATACATCTGAGAACAACAAAAGTGGCATAGTAACTTTAAAAACATAAGTTAATTCCATCTCAAAATGGGGAGAAGATAAGAAAAAATTATTTTTCAAATGGTGGATATGAAGAAATTTGTATCGACAAAAATGGTAAAACCAAAAAATGGGTATCATATAATAAAACCGGCAATTTATTGATAGAAATAATTTATGATGATTATGGTGGTGAAGTTATTCATTTACCCGATTGGTCGGTTGAATCTCTGAAAGAAGAGGGATGAAAATGAAAAATAAGCTAATAGTAAGTTTAATTATATTAGTATGTTTTTTTGTCACAAATAGCAACATTCCTGTTGATTGTACGAACAGAAATGATAATTTAATCCTTTCTTGCACATGGTTAAAATCTTCCTTTGGAGTAAACCAAAATGCAATATTTGCTTGGAATATACAAGAACTATTACAAGGGGAAAGACCTACTTTACACCTTGTTTGGAAAGGTGGAAGAGGACTAAATCCAGAAGCAGTTATCTCGTCTGATGGTAAATGTATGGCAATTTCAACGTGGAACAAAGAAAGAGATGCGCAGAATATTTTACTTGTAGATCTCAAAACAAAAAAAGAAGATTGGCTTACAAAGGATTTTAGTGAGCAATTTTTTATACATTGGCTGAATAACGAACTTTTATTAATTTATAATGTTCCCCATAAACCTAACGGTAAGCTTAGTATCCAAATATGGAATATCAAAACTAAAAAAATAACAAAAGAAATTGATACTAATAGTCTTATTGTTGTTCCTAAGAATTCACAAATTAACATGATTCAATTTGCACCATCTGAAATTAATAATCGACTTATTTTTATCACCTGGATTCAAGAGAGTAAATTTAAAGAATATAATAAAAACAATGAAAAAGTCCTTTATCTTCCTACCTATCCATACAAAATTGTATGGTTTGATAAAAATAATTTAGAAATAATAGATACCACTTTATATCCTGCTATTAACAATTTACCATATCCGCCAAGACAACATTTTGATATAGCACCAAATGGAATATTTGCTTTTATAACAGATATACAATCCATAAAAGAAGCATCATATCCTGAAAAAAATTTAATAAGAGTTATGAAATTAAATAGAAATAAAAATTCATTTGAAACATTATTTACAATATCTTCTACAAATAGTGTGGTACAGTATGATTCAGTTAATTTTTTTGGCAATAACTATCTTATTTTTAGCGAAAAGGAAGTCAAAAATAAAAAAGTAAAGTATAACGTTGCGGTATACAGTATCAAAGACCAAAAAATGTATAAATTTGAACCTATATGGAATGGTAAAAATATAGCACTTGTTAGTCATAAAGTGGTACCAAAAGAGATTTCTTTAAATTCGCTCATCAAGAAATAAGCTACAAGGGGCTAGCTAAAAAGTTTCAAAGATAGCCCCTTCTTTACAATTTTTAGTTTTTAACTTGATGCTCTCCCTATATGCTGTAAAATAAGTTTTCAAAAATATACTTTTAAAAAGTCATTTTTGTAATGAATTCTAAAAAATAACTTTTTCGAATTTGTCCAGTGCTTCATATAAAGTATCCTCTTTAGTTTCGTAACCTAAAACATAATCACATACATCTTTTAATAAAACCATTCTTATAGAAGCATTTATATTCTTCTTGTCATACTTCATAATTGAGATAATTTGGCTCTTCTCAAATCTTTGAGGAAGTTTTATACTATTCTTCTCCAAAATTCTTATTAAAAAATCTAAGTTTGATAAATCAAAATTAAACAGAATGTTTGAAAGTATCATCTCAGCAACCATTCCCAAAATAACGAATATACCATGAGAAAAATAGTAATTGTAATACGTCTCTAATGCATGACCTACTGTGTGGCCAAAATTCAGAACTTCTCTCAAAAGTGATTCTTTTTCATCCTTTTCAACAACTTTAACTTTACAGTTAATAGATTTCTTTATCAACTGCATAGCAAGTATTTTATCTTGAAAAATCTCAAAAACATCATTTTCAAATCTATCTTTCATATCCAATATACTTTTGTCTAAGGTAAAACCATATTTTATTATTTCACCAATTCCAGATAAAACTTCGCTTTTTGGAAGTGTTCCTAAAAACTGAGGGCAAATTATTATCATCTCAGGTTGATAAAATGTTCCAATTTGATTTTTATATAACTTGTAGTTGATTCCTGTTTTACCACCAATACTACTATCAACCATTGAAAGAAGAGTTGTTGGAATGTGAATGAGCCTCACACCACGTTTATATGTAGATGCTATAAACCCTACTACATCACCAACAACCCCGCCACCAATTGCAACAAACAATGCTCTTCTGTCTACATTGCTATCCAAAAGATAATCAATGGCTTTCAGGTAAGACTCTATTGACTTTGACTCCTCACCTTCATCAAAAAGGTAAAGGTAAGAGTGCTGCAGGCTATCAATAAAATCTTTGTAGAGCTTGTAGACCAACTTGTCAGTAAATATGACAAGATTTGAGCAGTTAAAAGATGCAAGATATTCTCCAATTTTTTCTATTCTCTCAACAAAGACAATTGGAATGTTTTTTTCTTCCCTTTTTAAATTTAAGTAAATCCTGTCTTCCATCCTACCCATCCTTTTTTGCAGATTTTATAAAAATAAAAGACAAGCCGGCATTTTTTGTACACCGGCTCATTTTCTTTACGTTATTTACCTTTTACAACCTCATAGCACCTTGGACATACATTTAAACTTTCTTCATTCTTTCCAACCATCATATCGAATTTCCAACATCGTTCACACTTTGAACCATCAGCCTTGTAAACCTCCACTTTAATCTGGTTGTCATCGCCTTCTTCAACCTCAAGCTGAGAAACAATTAACACTTCCTGAATGATGTCTTTGTTTTCTTCTATAAACCTCTTATCAATGCCTTTTGCAAAAATCTTTACTTTGCTGTCCAGTGAACTCCCAATAAGCTTTTCATTTCTTGCAATCTCAAGCTGTTTTGCAACAATGTCTTTTATTTCAATTATTTTATTCCACTTTTCTCTCAAGGTTTCATCTTTTAATATACATTCGTCAATCTTTGGCCAGCTTGTTAAGAACACTGATTCAGCGTCTTCTTCTTTGAAAGCAATATTCTGCCAAATTTCTTCTGCTGTGAAGGACAAAATTGGTGCAATAAGTTTTGTGAGCGCAACAAGTATTTCGTACATGACAGTCTGGGCAGACCTTCTGTCAAGGCTTTCACTTTTTGATGCATAGAGTCTATCTTTGTTTATATCCAGATAAAGGTTGCTCATGTCAATTACACAGAAGTTATGAACAAGATGATATACCTGATTGTAATCATACTCTTCGTACGCTTTTGTCACCTTTTCAATCAGCATATACAGCCTCTGAAGCGCCCACCTATCAATTTCTTTCAAGTCTTCATATCCTACCTTGTCTGTCTTTGGATTAAAGTCATAAAGATTGCCGAGCAAGAATCTTGCTGTGTTTCTAATCTTTCTGTAGATTTCTGTTAGCTGTTTTATAATCTCCTTTGAAATTCTCATATCGGTTGTGTAGTCAGCTGAAACACACCAAAGCCTTAAGATATCTGCACCAAACTCATTGATGATATCAAACGGCGATATTACATTGCCTTCTGACTTTGACATTTTCTTCCCTTCGCCATCAACTACAAACCCATGTGTCAAAACAATCTTGTAAGGAGCTCTTCCCTTTGTTGCAACAGCAGTCAAGAGTGATGATTGGAACCACCCTCTGTACTGGTCATTTCCTTCTAAGTACATGTCACATGGCCACTCTAAATCTTCTCGGCTCTCAAGAACATATGCATGAGATGAGCCAGAGTCAAACCACACATCCATGATGTCAGTTTCTTTTTCAAATTCCTCACACCCACAGCTTGGACATTTTATACCTTCCGGCAAAAGCTCTTTTACATCCTTTGAGAACCACGCATCAGAACCCTCTTTTTCAAATATCTTTGCTATATGGTCAATTGTCTCATCGGTTATAAGCTCTTTCCTACAATTTTTGCAATAGAAGATTGGGATTGGCACACCCCAGATTCTCTGCCTTGAGATACACCAGTCTTGCCTGTCTGCAATCATATTGTAAATTCTATCTCTTCCCCACTCTGGTACCCACTTGACATCATCTACAGCCTTTAATGCCTCTTCTCTAAAACCTTTGACTGAAGCAAACCACTGCTCGGTTGCTCTGAATATGACAGGATTTTTACATCTCCAGCAGTGAGGATACTGGTGAGTTATCTTTTCAACACCAAGAAGATGACCTGAAGCTTCCAACTCCTTTGCAATCTCTTTGTTTGAATCTTCATAAAAGAGGCCTGCAAATTTGCCAGCTTCTTTTGTTAAATACCCTTTATTGTCAACTGGAACAATTACAGGTATATTATACCTCTGACAAACCTCAAAGTCCTCTTCACCATGCCCGGGTGCTGTGTGAACACAACCTGTTCCTGCTTCTAAAGTTACATGCTCACCTAAAATTACCAGAGAGCTTCTATCCAAAAACGGATGTTTGCATTTTACATATTCTAAATCTTTGCCTTTAAACCTTGCAATTTCCTGGTACTGCTCAATTTTATTTGTCTTCATTACTCTTTCTACAAGCTCAGATGCCACAACTAATATCTCATTTCCAATATCAACCAAACTATAGTCAAAATCAGCATTTAAAGCAATGGCAAGGTTGCCCGGAAGTGTCCATGTTGTGGTTGTCCAAATTACAATGTATACCTTTTTATCTCCTATGGGCAAATTTGAAAACAATCCTTTGTCGTCGATCACTTCAAACTTAACATAAATAGAGTATGTCCTGTCCTCTTGATACTCAATCTCTGCTTCTGCCAATGCAGTTTCGCAAGACGGACACCAGTAAACAGGTTTTAGACCTTTATAGATATAACCTTTTTTAGCCATTTCTCCAAATACACGAATTTGTCTTGCCTCGAATTTTGGGTCTAAAGTCATATAAGGATTTTCCCATTCACCAAACACGCCAAGTCTTTTGAACTGTTCTCTTTGGATGTCAATATAGTTGAGGGCAAACTCTTTACACTTTTTCCTAAACTCTACTGGGTCAACTTCATGCCTGTTTACACCAAACTTTTTGATAACCTGTTGTTCAATTGGAAGACCGTGTGTGTCCCACCCAGGAATATAAGGTGTGTAGTAGCCTTGCAATGATTTGTACTTGTTTACTATGTCTTTTAAAACTTTGTTCAGGGCATGGCCCAAATGAATGTCGCCGTTTGCATAAGGTGGTCCGTCATGAAGAATAAACTTTTTATTATTTTTATTTTTTTCGAGCATCTTTTTGAAAATATCATTTTCTTGCCAGAACTTTAGAAATTGAGGCTCTCTTTGTGCCAAGTTTGCTCTCATTGGAAAATCTGTTTTTGGTAAGTTCAATGTTTGACTCCAGTCCATCTCCTGTTTCATCCCCCTGCTAAAAATATTAGTCGTTTTGTAGTTCTTTGTCTACCATTTCAAGTGCACTAAGTTCAGTTTGTAGTAAATTCCTGAACTTGTTAAGAAAAAGTTGATATCTCTTCTTAAGCTCCCCATATTCATATGTTATTTGCAAAACTTTGCTATTTGCTTCTTCTATCATCTTTGAAGCCTTCATCTCGGCTTCTTTGATTATTGTCTCAGCCTTTTGATATGCGACCTTTTTAATCTCCTCTGCAGTTGACTGTGCAACAATCAACGTGTTTTGAAGCGTCTCCTCAATTGTCTTATAGTTTTGAATGTTCTCATTCAAAAGCGCAATCTTGTCTTTGAGCTCTAAGTTTTCCTTGTACAAAGCCTCATAATCTTTTAAAACCTGGTCTAAAAACTCTTCTACCTCTTCAACACTGTACCCGCCTATATACACCCTTTTAAAGGTCTTAGATTCAATATCTTGAGGGGTTAACATCAATATTTTACCTCCGCATAAAAATTATGAAAATCTAAAAACTTCTATACTAATTCTTCCCTTTTTTGTAGTGGACAATACCTTTTCGATTTTGAGTCGTCCATGATGTCGTACCGAGAGCAAATCCCCTTCCTTAACAGCATACGAAGGTTTATCAATGTAGACCCAGTTGACTGCTACTTTCATCTGTCTGATTAAATCTGCTGCTTCTTCTCTTGAAATTCCAAAACCGTGGCTTATCACACTGTCAACTCTAAGCGATGCAACTGTATAAACAATTCTTTTACTGCTATTGTTGATAAACCATTTTATATCGATTTGACCATTTTCAACAATACTGCATTTTACTTTCTCTTTGCCAATTTTGTCTATATTTGTTACAATATATGTTGCAATTTCATCTTTTACAAACACAAGCGCGCTATTTTCTTTTACCAGAATATCACCTATCTTGTCTCTTTTGAGTCCGTTTCCAATAAGACTACCCAAAATTTGTCTGTGAGAAAGGTTATTCTTAGCTTCAATTAAAATTGTTTGTATTGGATATGTGAGATTTTCTGCATATTCTTCAAAATCACTGCTAAAAATAGCCAATATATTTCTTTCGCTGCCTTCATACCCGCCCCAACATCTGTGTAGAATGTGATTTTGATTTTTTAATAGGACCTCGACTGCATACTTTATTGCAAACGGGGAAAGAAAGTCAGAATATTCAATTCCCCAGCTAAGCTTTTCTATCAAGTTTTTGAGTTTCAGCACTTCATGTTTGTTCTCTTCGGGAATATAAGTCATAGCCTGCTGCCCCATTTTTCATATCAATATTATGAGAAGTAGTCGCAAAAGCCATCTTAAAACTTCTAAAAGAATTATAGCAATCATAGGAGAAAAGTCAATAAAACCTATCCGAATGTATCGCGAAGCTACCCTCCTCACAGGGTCAAGGATAGGATTTACAATAGTACCTAATATCCTCCTGTATTTATTGTATGGGTCAACTATCACCCATGATAAGATTGCATCAACTATTATACAAAACTCCACAAACGAAATTGCCTTGTCTGCAAGTCCAAATAAAAATCTTATCATATAACTCCCCCAAAAATTTTGTCTTGATTACTTCAACCAGGCAAATACACCTTTTGACCTGAACTCTTCTTTGAGCTGTTCATCAACTTCTAAATCAATACTTCTTGGAACAACAACAAATATCTTTTTACTCACCTTATGAATCTTAGCATCCAGAACATAAACAGCCCCGCTTACAAAATCAATTATTCTTTGTATATGCTCCTCTGCTACTTGTTCTAAATTGAAAACAACTATCTTGTTTTCTCTCAGAGCATCGCAAACTTTAACAACCTCATCAAAGAGTTTGAGATTGTACACTGTAACTTCTGTCTGATTTGCTTTTCCGATTGT harbors:
- a CDS encoding VanZ family protein, yielding MLQKYKQRAVKIIFAGYIFVVMIITQFPIKLPFKIDITKVQYNLVPFYFLIKRIEALREASRAGYNIKEYLLPTFEIIFKTFGYNIILFLPFGFLLPIIRKDCPLKKVTYYSFSFSLCIEVLQLISMIMTNNSGRCFDIDDIIANTIGGIVGFYFCIISKRLLMLIFKGVDL
- the aroB gene encoding 3-dehydroquinate synthase, with the protein product MEDRIYLNLKREEKNIPIVFVERIEKIGEYLASFNCSNLVIFTDKLVYKLYKDFIDSLQHSYLYLFDEGEESKSIESYLKAIDYLLDSNVDRRALFVAIGGGVVGDVVGFIASTYKRGVRLIHIPTTLLSMVDSSIGGKTGINYKLYKNQIGTFYQPEMIIICPQFLGTLPKSEVLSGIGEIIKYGFTLDKSILDMKDRFENDVFEIFQDKILAMQLIKKSINCKVKVVEKDEKESLLREVLNFGHTVGHALETYYNYYFSHGIFVILGMVAEMILSNILFNFDLSNLDFLIRILEKNSIKLPQRFEKSQIISIMKYDKKNINASIRMVLLKDVCDYVLGYETKEDTLYEALDKFEKVIF
- the ileS gene encoding isoleucine--tRNA ligase encodes the protein MDWSQTLNLPKTDFPMRANLAQREPQFLKFWQENDIFKKMLEKNKNNKKFILHDGPPYANGDIHLGHALNKVLKDIVNKYKSLQGYYTPYIPGWDTHGLPIEQQVIKKFGVNRHEVDPVEFRKKCKEFALNYIDIQREQFKRLGVFGEWENPYMTLDPKFEARQIRVFGEMAKKGYIYKGLKPVYWCPSCETALAEAEIEYQEDRTYSIYVKFEVIDDKGLFSNLPIGDKKVYIVIWTTTTWTLPGNLAIALNADFDYSLVDIGNEILVVASELVERVMKTNKIEQYQEIARFKGKDLEYVKCKHPFLDRSSLVILGEHVTLEAGTGCVHTAPGHGEEDFEVCQRYNIPVIVPVDNKGYLTKEAGKFAGLFYEDSNKEIAKELEASGHLLGVEKITHQYPHCWRCKNPVIFRATEQWFASVKGFREEALKAVDDVKWVPEWGRDRIYNMIADRQDWCISRQRIWGVPIPIFYCKNCRKELITDETIDHIAKIFEKEGSDAWFSKDVKELLPEGIKCPSCGCEEFEKETDIMDVWFDSGSSHAYVLESREDLEWPCDMYLEGNDQYRGWFQSSLLTAVATKGRAPYKIVLTHGFVVDGEGKKMSKSEGNVISPFDIINEFGADILRLWCVSADYTTDMRISKEIIKQLTEIYRKIRNTARFLLGNLYDFNPKTDKVGYEDLKEIDRWALQRLYMLIEKVTKAYEEYDYNQVYHLVHNFCVIDMSNLYLDINKDRLYASKSESLDRRSAQTVMYEILVALTKLIAPILSFTAEEIWQNIAFKEEDAESVFLTSWPKIDECILKDETLREKWNKIIEIKDIVAKQLEIARNEKLIGSSLDSKVKIFAKGIDKRFIEENKDIIQEVLIVSQLEVEEGDDNQIKVEVYKADGSKCERCWKFDMMVGKNEESLNVCPRCYEVVKGK
- a CDS encoding DivIVA domain-containing protein encodes the protein MLTPQDIESKTFKRVYIGGYSVEEVEEFLDQVLKDYEALYKENLELKDKIALLNENIQNYKTIEETLQNTLIVAQSTAEEIKKVAYQKAETIIKEAEMKASKMIEEANSKVLQITYEYGELKKRYQLFLNKFRNLLQTELSALEMVDKELQND
- a CDS encoding RNA-binding protein — encoded protein: MGQQAMTYIPEENKHEVLKLKNLIEKLSWGIEYSDFLSPFAIKYAVEVLLKNQNHILHRCWGGYEGSERNILAIFSSDFEEYAENLTYPIQTILIEAKNNLSHRQILGSLIGNGLKRDKIGDILVKENSALVFVKDEIATYIVTNIDKIGKEKVKCSIVENGQIDIKWFINNSSKRIVYTVASLRVDSVISHGFGISREEAADLIRQMKVAVNWVYIDKPSYAVKEGDLLSVRHHGRLKIEKVLSTTKKGRISIEVFRFS
- a CDS encoding YggT family protein, which codes for MIRFLFGLADKAISFVEFCIIVDAILSWVIVDPYNKYRRILGTIVNPILDPVRRVASRYIRIGFIDFSPMIAIILLEVLRWLLRLLLIILI
- a CDS encoding cell division protein SepF, which produces MFDNLQRKFLNLIGIEIEEEDKPQDISKTKEENAKPKHETPKVVTIGKANQTEVTVYNLKLFDEVVKVCDALRENKIVVFNLEQVAEEHIQRIIDFVSGAVYVLDAKIHKVSKKIFVVVPRSIDLEVDEQLKEEFRSKGVFAWLK